One Fundidesulfovibrio magnetotacticus genomic window carries:
- a CDS encoding two-component system sensor histidine kinase NtrB: MLPFIQSTYLAALLESFHSGVLILNVRGDVYAANETAGAMLGLDREDLLAGSFREHVLPGVREKDEALALFERIRDGGEPGPGIQTTFDHPALGPRHVTLTLSRLVEYGKVFGIVAQLTDVTPIYEMHRREKDMLEEQARLQRERIASLDQLSMALAHQMRNPLMSIAGFARILERKGRLDEYCTEALRAILDGAGRLEEIVRAVTCYTASRPLERVASDLGGLAREALRAVEPLPGGVRVECAPHWPCVQLDPRRVRDALAEVLRNAVEACIPAGGAVRVVPELDADGPGIVVTDQGPGIDASILPFLFDPFFTTKAVGVGMGLPKARRWMREMGGDVAIRRIPGGGTMAILRFPAGSVLKGAEK; this comes from the coding sequence ATGCTGCCCTTCATCCAGTCCACCTATCTGGCCGCGCTTCTGGAGAGCTTCCACTCAGGGGTGTTGATCCTCAACGTCCGGGGCGACGTGTACGCCGCCAACGAGACGGCAGGAGCCATGCTCGGGCTCGATCGCGAGGACCTGCTGGCCGGGAGCTTTCGCGAGCACGTGCTTCCCGGCGTCCGGGAGAAGGACGAGGCCCTGGCCCTTTTCGAACGTATCCGCGACGGGGGCGAACCCGGTCCGGGCATCCAGACCACCTTCGACCATCCCGCGCTGGGGCCTCGCCACGTCACGCTTACGCTCTCCCGTCTGGTGGAATACGGCAAGGTTTTCGGCATCGTGGCCCAGCTGACCGACGTGACGCCCATCTACGAAATGCACCGGCGCGAAAAGGACATGCTCGAGGAGCAGGCCCGGCTCCAGCGCGAACGCATCGCCTCGTTGGACCAGCTATCCATGGCCCTTGCCCACCAGATGCGCAACCCGCTCATGAGCATCGCCGGCTTCGCGCGCATCCTGGAACGCAAGGGCCGTCTGGACGAGTACTGCACGGAGGCCCTGCGCGCCATCCTGGACGGGGCCGGACGCCTGGAGGAAATCGTGCGGGCCGTCACCTGCTACACCGCCTCGCGACCGCTGGAGCGCGTCGCCTCGGACCTGGGCGGCCTGGCCAGGGAGGCCCTGCGCGCCGTGGAGCCCCTGCCGGGCGGCGTGCGCGTGGAGTGCGCGCCGCACTGGCCCTGCGTCCAACTGGACCCCCGACGGGTCCGCGACGCCCTGGCGGAGGTGCTGCGCAACGCCGTGGAGGCCTGCATCCCGGCGGGGGGCGCTGTGCGCGTTGTGCCGGAACTCGACGCCGACGGCCCGGGCATCGTGGTCACCGACCAGGGGCCGGGCATCGACGCATCGATCCTGCCCTTTCTGTTCGACCCCTTCTTCACCACCAAGGCCGTGGGCGTGGGCATGGGCCTGCCCAAGGCAAGGCGCTGGATGCGGGAGATGGGGGGAGACGTGGCGATTCGCAGGATTCCCGGCGGAGGAACCATGGCCATCCTGCGTTTCCCGGCAGGCAGCGTCTTGAAGGGCGCGGAAAAATAG
- the infA gene encoding translation initiation factor IF-1, which translates to MPKEDAIEVDGTVQEALPNAMFRVELENGHEVLAHISGKMRKFYIRILPGDKVKVELSPYDLSRGRITYRMK; encoded by the coding sequence ATGCCCAAGGAAGACGCCATCGAAGTGGACGGAACCGTCCAGGAAGCCCTGCCCAACGCCATGTTCCGCGTGGAACTGGAGAACGGGCACGAGGTCCTGGCGCACATTTCCGGCAAGATGCGCAAATTCTACATCCGCATTCTGCCCGGCGACAAGGTCAAGGTCGAACTTTCGCCCTACGATCTCTCCCGGGGCCGCATCACCTACCGCATGAAATAG
- a CDS encoding MBL fold metallo-hydrolase RNA specificity domain-containing protein: MKVKFLGAAKTVTGSCYVLETGGIRFAVDCGLHQGNREIESRNQDVTAYQPRKIDFFLLTHAHMDHSGLLPRMVRHGFSGKVYVTTATRDLLWIMLQDSAHIQEMEAEWANRKNARRGGKPVEPLYTQADAAAVMPMMQVIEYNQEFEPAPGLKVIYRDAGHILGSAFIEIWVTENGATSKMVFSGDLGRQDQLLVRDPSHVEDANYLFLESTYGDRDHKDLGSSLDEMAEAISFSYAHGEKVIIPAFAVERTQEVLYSLHMLSKAGKLPRDMPVYVDSPLAIRATEVFRKHPEYMEAEVKALIEAGEDPFSLPNLKFTLTADESRNINTTDGPAVVISASGMCNAGRVKHHLRHNLWRKGASVVFVGYQGQGTPGRKIVDGAKTVKLLGEDVQVAARIWTIGGFSAHAGQSQILGWLNHFKPNGMEVFLVHGENGAINTLAGLIRERFGFTVRTPEYLEECTLKPGAETAMVLHTERAMPRVDWNFILTDTESKFTMLKQRLDKAAERPWVEQVELRDRLLEVNKDLMEMISQM, encoded by the coding sequence ATGAAAGTCAAGTTTCTGGGTGCGGCCAAGACCGTCACCGGGTCGTGCTACGTGTTGGAGACGGGCGGCATCCGATTTGCCGTGGACTGCGGCCTGCACCAGGGCAACCGCGAGATCGAGTCCCGCAACCAGGACGTGACGGCCTACCAGCCGCGCAAGATCGACTTCTTCCTGCTCACCCACGCCCACATGGACCACTCGGGCCTGCTGCCGCGCATGGTGCGCCACGGCTTCTCCGGCAAGGTGTACGTGACCACGGCCACCCGCGACCTGCTCTGGATCATGCTCCAGGACTCGGCCCACATCCAGGAGATGGAGGCCGAGTGGGCCAACCGCAAGAACGCCCGGCGTGGCGGCAAGCCGGTGGAGCCCCTCTACACCCAGGCCGACGCGGCGGCCGTGATGCCCATGATGCAGGTGATCGAATACAATCAGGAGTTCGAGCCGGCCCCGGGCTTGAAGGTGATCTACCGCGACGCGGGGCACATCCTGGGCTCGGCCTTCATCGAAATCTGGGTGACGGAGAACGGGGCCACCAGCAAGATGGTCTTCTCGGGCGACCTGGGCCGTCAGGACCAGCTCCTCGTGCGCGACCCCAGCCACGTGGAGGACGCCAACTACCTTTTCCTGGAATCCACCTACGGCGACCGCGACCACAAGGACCTGGGCTCCAGCCTGGACGAAATGGCCGAAGCCATCTCGTTCTCCTATGCCCACGGCGAGAAGGTGATCATCCCAGCCTTCGCGGTGGAGCGCACCCAGGAGGTGCTCTATTCGCTGCACATGCTCTCCAAGGCAGGCAAGTTGCCCCGGGACATGCCCGTCTACGTGGACAGCCCCCTAGCCATCCGGGCCACGGAGGTTTTTCGAAAGCATCCCGAGTACATGGAGGCCGAGGTCAAGGCGCTCATCGAAGCGGGGGAAGATCCTTTCAGCCTTCCGAACCTCAAGTTCACGCTCACGGCGGACGAATCGCGCAATATCAACACCACCGACGGCCCGGCCGTCGTGATCTCGGCCAGCGGCATGTGCAACGCGGGGCGCGTGAAGCACCACCTGCGCCACAACCTGTGGCGCAAGGGAGCCAGCGTGGTCTTCGTGGGCTACCAGGGCCAGGGCACCCCGGGCCGCAAGATCGTGGACGGCGCCAAGACCGTCAAGCTGCTGGGCGAGGACGTGCAGGTGGCCGCCAGAATCTGGACCATCGGCGGCTTCTCGGCCCACGCGGGCCAGAGCCAGATCCTGGGATGGCTCAACCACTTCAAGCCCAACGGCATGGAAGTCTTCCTGGTCCACGGCGAAAACGGGGCCATCAACACCCTGGCCGGGCTCATCCGGGAGCGCTTCGGATTCACGGTGCGCACCCCGGAATACCTGGAGGAGTGCACCCTCAAGCCCGGGGCCGAGACGGCCATGGTGCTGCACACCGAGCGCGCCATGCCCCGGGTGGACTGGAACTTCATCCTCACCGACACGGAATCCAAGTTCACGATGCTCAAGCAGCGCCTGGACAAGGCCGCCGAGCGGCCCTGGGTGGAGCAGGTGGAGTTGCGCGACAGGCTTCTGGAAGTGAACAAGGACCTCATGGAGATGATCTCCCAGATGTAG
- a CDS encoding GNAT family N-acetyltransferase — MSTLPGIVPAAPQDTEAVRALFRDYQQSLGISLCFQNFETELATLPGRYAPPHGEILLARDAQGPVGCVAMRPLDQPGVCEMKRLFVRPQAQGTGLGRALARAVVAAARAAGYRVMRLDTLPSMGRAIALYESLGFRDIPPYCANPHEGVRYLELDLTT, encoded by the coding sequence ATGAGCACCCTTCCGGGCATCGTCCCTGCGGCCCCCCAGGACACCGAAGCCGTCCGCGCCCTCTTCCGCGACTACCAGCAGAGCCTGGGCATCTCTCTCTGCTTCCAGAATTTCGAGACCGAACTGGCCACCCTGCCCGGCCGCTACGCCCCCCCGCACGGCGAGATTCTCCTGGCCCGGGACGCTCAAGGCCCCGTGGGCTGCGTGGCCATGCGCCCCCTCGACCAGCCCGGCGTCTGCGAAATGAAGCGCCTCTTCGTGCGCCCCCAGGCCCAGGGCACGGGCCTGGGCCGCGCCCTGGCCCGGGCCGTGGTCGCCGCCGCGCGTGCCGCCGGATACCGCGTCATGCGCCTGGACACCCTGCCCTCCATGGGCCGGGCCATCGCCCTCTACGAGTCCCTTGGCTTCAGGGACATCCCCCCCTACTGCGCCAACCCCCACGAGGGCGTGCGCTACCTGGAGCTGGACCTGACCACTTAG
- a CDS encoding bacteriohemerythrin yields the protein MIEWNDSLCTGVEEIDAQHRELVRRYNVFSQAAADGAGAAELAEMLRFMHAYAEEHFRTEERFMERTGYPGLPSHILQHREFTGRQFWLLEGADSPETVQETVDFLREWIARHVGEVDAKIGLHVRELARKS from the coding sequence ATGATCGAATGGAACGACTCCCTGTGCACCGGCGTCGAGGAGATCGACGCGCAGCACCGCGAACTGGTGCGCCGCTACAACGTTTTCTCCCAGGCGGCCGCAGACGGCGCGGGAGCCGCCGAACTGGCCGAGATGCTCCGCTTCATGCACGCCTACGCCGAAGAACACTTCCGCACCGAGGAACGCTTCATGGAGCGCACGGGCTATCCTGGCCTTCCCAGCCACATCCTGCAACACCGGGAATTCACCGGCAGGCAGTTCTGGCTCCTGGAAGGGGCCGACTCCCCCGAAACCGTCCAGGAAACCGTGGACTTCCTGCGCGAGTGGATCGCCCGGCACGTCGGTGAAGTGGACGCCAAGATCGGACTCCATGTGCGGGAACTCGCCCGCAAAAGCTGA
- the pgm gene encoding phosphoglucomutase (alpha-D-glucose-1,6-bisphosphate-dependent), with product MAVHPLAGKPAPRSLLVDVPKLVSAYYTLQPDPAEKAQAVSFGTSGHRGSSLDATFNQNHIWATTQAICDYRKAKGITGPLFIGMDTHALSAPAMVSALEVLAANGVETRMNWEGYTPTPVISHAILCYNRGRSQGLADGVVITPSHNPPRDGGFKYNPPSGGPADTDVTKAVQDLANAYLAAGLSGVKRVLFEKALKAPNVQAYDFVTPYVEDLQNVVDMEAIAKSGLRIGVDPLGGSGVAFWEPIAARYGLNLEVTDPTVDPTFGFMTVDRDGKIRMDCSSPYAMARLIGHKDTYAVAFGNDPDYDRHGIVTPTGGLMNPNHYLATAIGYLFRSRPGWPARAAVGKTLVSSAMIDRVAKDLGRDLAEVPVGFKWFVEGLLSGAFGFGGEESAGASFLRKDGQAWTTDKDGFIMDLLAAEITAVTGKDPAVHYRELTARFGDPVYERVDAPLSDAGKAAFAKLTPENVRADSLAGEPILAKLTKAPSNGASIGGLKVTAENGWFAARPSGTEPVYKIYAESFKGTEHLRAIQAEAKAMLDEAFQAAGA from the coding sequence ATGGCCGTCCATCCCCTGGCCGGAAAGCCCGCGCCCCGTTCGCTCCTGGTCGACGTTCCCAAGCTCGTGAGCGCCTACTACACGCTCCAGCCCGACCCGGCCGAGAAGGCGCAGGCCGTCTCCTTCGGCACCTCCGGACACCGGGGGTCCTCCCTGGACGCCACCTTCAACCAGAACCACATCTGGGCCACCACCCAGGCCATCTGCGACTACCGCAAGGCCAAGGGCATCACCGGGCCCCTGTTCATCGGCATGGACACCCACGCCCTCTCGGCCCCGGCCATGGTCTCGGCCCTGGAGGTCCTGGCCGCCAACGGCGTGGAGACCCGCATGAACTGGGAGGGCTACACCCCCACCCCCGTGATCTCCCACGCCATCCTCTGCTACAATCGGGGGCGCTCCCAGGGGCTGGCCGACGGCGTGGTCATCACGCCCTCCCACAACCCCCCGCGCGACGGCGGCTTCAAGTACAACCCGCCCTCCGGCGGGCCGGCCGACACCGACGTGACCAAGGCCGTGCAGGACCTGGCCAACGCCTACCTGGCCGCCGGGCTCTCGGGCGTCAAACGCGTGCTCTTCGAGAAGGCCCTCAAGGCCCCCAACGTCCAGGCGTACGACTTCGTCACCCCCTACGTGGAAGACCTCCAGAACGTGGTGGACATGGAAGCCATCGCCAAGAGCGGCCTGCGCATCGGCGTGGACCCCCTGGGCGGTTCCGGCGTGGCTTTCTGGGAGCCCATCGCCGCGCGCTACGGCCTGAACCTGGAAGTCACCGACCCCACCGTGGACCCCACCTTCGGCTTCATGACCGTGGACCGCGACGGCAAGATCCGCATGGACTGCTCCTCGCCCTACGCCATGGCCCGGCTCATCGGCCACAAGGACACCTACGCCGTGGCCTTCGGCAACGACCCCGACTACGACCGCCACGGCATCGTCACCCCCACCGGCGGGCTCATGAACCCCAACCACTACCTGGCCACGGCCATAGGCTACCTCTTCCGCAGCCGACCCGGCTGGCCCGCACGCGCCGCCGTGGGCAAGACCCTCGTCTCCAGCGCCATGATCGACCGCGTGGCCAAGGACCTGGGACGCGATCTTGCCGAGGTGCCGGTGGGCTTCAAATGGTTCGTGGAGGGCCTGCTCTCCGGGGCCTTCGGCTTCGGAGGCGAGGAGTCCGCCGGGGCATCTTTCCTGCGCAAGGACGGCCAGGCCTGGACCACCGACAAGGACGGCTTCATCATGGACCTCCTTGCCGCCGAGATCACCGCCGTCACCGGCAAGGACCCCGCCGTCCACTATCGCGAGCTCACGGCCCGCTTCGGAGACCCGGTCTACGAACGCGTGGACGCGCCCCTCTCCGATGCCGGAAAGGCCGCCTTCGCCAAGCTCACCCCCGAGAACGTCCGCGCCGACTCCCTGGCGGGCGAGCCGATCCTGGCCAAGCTCACCAAGGCCCCGTCCAACGGGGCGTCCATCGGCGGGCTCAAGGTCACCGCCGAAAACGGCTGGTTCGCCGCCCGGCCCTCCGGCACGGAGCCCGTCTACAAGATCTACGCCGAGAGCTTCAAGGGAACCGAGCACCTGCGAGCCATCCAGGCCGAAGCGAAGGCCATGCTCGACGAGGCCTTCCAGGCGGCCGGCGCGTAG
- a CDS encoding LolA family protein — MTLRVLCALCALLCSANALAADVAGLPDKVQKQYQSVTSFSADFTQVLVNAASKERETRTGKLVFSQPALIRWETERPEKELLIVGKDAAWNVFPGEKTAYRYAVEDILGSKTMLRFLSGKGNLREDFHVSQEPEAPQGQAQLKLVPREAEPGLVLAHAWVDLKTNMLARIVIEDFYGNLNDVTLENLKTNPAVPKDFFQYAPPKDFTILDNAGMQDKPKP, encoded by the coding sequence ATGACGCTTCGCGTGTTGTGCGCCCTGTGCGCGCTCCTGTGCTCCGCCAACGCCCTGGCCGCCGACGTGGCCGGGCTCCCCGACAAGGTCCAGAAGCAGTACCAGTCCGTCACGTCCTTTTCCGCCGACTTCACCCAGGTGCTCGTCAACGCCGCCAGCAAGGAGCGCGAAACGCGCACCGGAAAGCTCGTCTTCTCCCAGCCCGCCCTGATCCGCTGGGAGACCGAGCGCCCCGAGAAGGAGCTGCTCATCGTGGGCAAGGACGCCGCCTGGAACGTCTTCCCAGGGGAAAAGACCGCCTACCGTTACGCCGTTGAAGACATCCTGGGCTCCAAGACCATGCTGCGCTTCCTCTCCGGCAAGGGCAACCTGCGCGAGGACTTCCACGTCTCCCAGGAGCCCGAGGCCCCCCAGGGCCAGGCACAGCTCAAGCTCGTGCCCCGCGAGGCCGAACCAGGGCTCGTGCTGGCCCACGCCTGGGTGGACTTGAAGACCAACATGCTCGCCCGCATCGTCATCGAGGACTTCTACGGGAACTTGAACGACGTCACCCTGGAAAACCTCAAGACCAACCCCGCCGTGCCCAAGGACTTTTTCCAGTACGCCCCTCCCAAGGACTTCACCATCCTGGACAATGCGGGTATGCAGGACAAGCCGAAACCATAG
- a CDS encoding DNA translocase FtsK, translated as MEEQTTQDPSPEGKKILTELAGVCWLFVAALLGLALATHHPLDPTLNQTRIAGREIANLAGFLGAYLSGLLVDLFGLAGWFLPALAAYSGLARLFPLMGITRTHWSGLFGIFLVVLVSLGSDWPGPGLSINHVKGGGWFGSALYGLGARLLSPVGTYLAVTFLAVASVQLFLGVSWQEMFLKAKDFLAGIWDVAGPTVRRFLFGPGKEEREDEDHAAAPAVHEAHDPDEELVVTPKAQASRTARPKARPLLRKTPTPAPRPDGLPSLDLLSKPPAQAVGPGDDVLRAQAASLVTCLADFGIQGEVVRVVPGPVVTMFEIRPAPGVKVSRIAGLSNDIALAMKAMAVRIEAPIPGRDTVGVEIPNARRQTVYLRDILESEAFTGQPSRLTLSVGKDIQGKPFTADLARMPHLLVAGATGSGKSVCINGILLSILYKAQPDEVKLLLIDPKRIELAMYQDLPHLVHPVVTDMALAKSALDWCVAEMDRRYEAMAQMGVRNIDGFNEKVAKLAANPGPDVEVVDPLPYLVLIIDELADLMMTAAKEVEISIVRLAQLARAAGIHLILATQRPSVDVVTGLIKANFPTRIAFQVTSRHDARTILDTVGAEHLLGKGDMLFKPSGAKMVRMHGAFVSDEESARVVQYWKERQAPSYLMDLASWKEEASAEGVAIGGGDDGSDSLSDPVYPQALEFVMEQGKASISLIQRRFRIGFNRAARFIEQMERDGLLGPADGSKPRVVLKGRE; from the coding sequence ATGGAAGAACAAACCACGCAAGACCCCTCGCCCGAAGGCAAAAAAATCCTGACCGAACTGGCCGGGGTCTGCTGGCTGTTCGTGGCCGCCCTGCTGGGGCTCGCCCTGGCCACCCACCACCCGCTGGACCCCACGCTCAACCAGACGCGCATCGCGGGCCGCGAGATCGCCAACCTGGCGGGCTTCCTCGGCGCCTACCTCTCGGGGCTCCTGGTGGACCTCTTCGGGCTGGCCGGCTGGTTCCTGCCCGCCCTGGCCGCCTATTCCGGGCTTGCGCGCCTCTTCCCGCTCATGGGCATCACCCGCACCCACTGGTCCGGGCTCTTCGGAATCTTCCTGGTGGTGCTCGTCTCCCTGGGGTCGGACTGGCCCGGCCCGGGGCTCTCCATCAACCACGTCAAGGGCGGGGGCTGGTTCGGCAGCGCCCTCTACGGCCTGGGCGCGAGGCTTTTGAGCCCGGTGGGCACCTATCTGGCCGTCACCTTCCTGGCCGTGGCCAGCGTGCAGCTCTTCCTGGGCGTCTCCTGGCAGGAGATGTTCCTCAAGGCGAAGGATTTCCTGGCCGGTATATGGGACGTGGCCGGGCCGACCGTCCGGCGGTTCCTCTTCGGCCCGGGAAAAGAGGAGCGCGAGGACGAGGACCACGCAGCCGCGCCCGCGGTCCATGAAGCCCACGATCCCGACGAGGAGCTGGTGGTCACGCCCAAGGCGCAGGCCTCCCGCACCGCCCGGCCCAAGGCCAGGCCGCTCTTGCGCAAGACGCCCACGCCCGCCCCGCGTCCGGACGGACTGCCCTCGCTCGATCTCCTCTCCAAGCCCCCGGCCCAGGCCGTGGGGCCCGGCGACGACGTGCTGCGCGCCCAGGCCGCGAGCCTCGTCACCTGCCTGGCCGACTTCGGCATCCAGGGCGAGGTGGTGCGCGTGGTGCCCGGCCCCGTGGTGACCATGTTCGAGATCAGGCCCGCGCCGGGCGTGAAGGTCAGCCGCATCGCCGGGCTCTCCAACGACATCGCCCTGGCCATGAAGGCCATGGCCGTGCGCATCGAGGCCCCCATCCCCGGGCGCGACACCGTGGGCGTGGAAATACCCAACGCCCGACGCCAGACCGTCTACCTGCGCGACATCCTGGAATCGGAGGCCTTCACGGGCCAGCCCTCCCGCCTGACGCTCTCCGTGGGCAAGGACATCCAGGGCAAGCCCTTCACCGCCGATCTGGCGCGCATGCCCCATCTTCTGGTGGCTGGCGCGACGGGTTCGGGCAAGAGCGTGTGCATCAACGGCATCCTGCTCTCCATCCTCTACAAGGCCCAGCCCGACGAGGTGAAGCTCCTGCTCATCGACCCCAAGCGCATCGAGCTGGCCATGTACCAGGACCTGCCCCATCTGGTGCACCCCGTGGTCACGGACATGGCCCTGGCCAAGTCCGCGCTGGACTGGTGCGTGGCCGAGATGGACCGCCGCTACGAAGCCATGGCCCAGATGGGCGTGCGCAACATCGACGGCTTCAACGAGAAGGTCGCCAAGCTCGCCGCCAACCCCGGCCCGGACGTGGAAGTGGTGGACCCGCTGCCCTATCTGGTGCTGATCATCGACGAACTGGCCGACCTGATGATGACCGCCGCCAAGGAGGTGGAAATCTCCATCGTGCGCCTGGCCCAGTTGGCGCGCGCGGCGGGCATCCACCTGATCCTGGCCACACAGCGCCCCAGCGTGGACGTGGTCACCGGGCTCATCAAGGCCAACTTCCCCACGCGCATCGCCTTCCAGGTGACCAGCCGCCACGACGCGCGCACCATCCTGGACACCGTGGGCGCGGAGCACCTGCTGGGCAAGGGTGACATGCTCTTCAAGCCCAGCGGGGCCAAGATGGTGCGTATGCACGGGGCCTTCGTCTCCGACGAGGAGAGCGCCCGCGTGGTGCAATACTGGAAGGAGCGCCAGGCCCCCAGCTACCTCATGGACCTGGCAAGCTGGAAGGAGGAGGCCTCGGCCGAGGGCGTGGCCATAGGCGGCGGCGACGACGGCAGCGACTCCCTCTCGGACCCCGTCTATCCCCAAGCCCTGGAATTCGTGATGGAGCAGGGCAAGGCCTCCATTTCGCTCATCCAGCGCCGCTTCCGCATCGGCTTCAACCGTGCGGCCCGATTCATCGAACAGATGGAGCGCGACGGCCTGCTGGGACCGGCCGACGGCAGCAAGCCGCGCGTCGTGCTCAAGGGCAGGGAATGA
- the efp gene encoding elongation factor P — MLSTTDFRRGLKIELDGVPYEIVDFQHVKPGKGGAFVRTKLRNMLNGRTVENTFRSGEKMEKPDMETRSMQYLYKDSSGFVFMDMENYEQFSVEESALGQKGGFLVDGMELTMLMYRGKALDLDLPASVVLEVTHTEPGVKGDTVSGATKPATLSTGVTLNVPLFVNEGEKIKVDTRSGEYLGRV, encoded by the coding sequence ATGCTTTCCACCACCGATTTCCGCCGCGGCCTCAAGATCGAGCTGGACGGCGTTCCCTACGAAATCGTCGACTTCCAGCACGTCAAGCCCGGCAAGGGCGGGGCCTTCGTGCGCACCAAGCTGCGCAACATGCTCAACGGGCGCACGGTGGAGAACACCTTCCGCTCCGGCGAGAAGATGGAGAAGCCCGACATGGAAACCCGCTCCATGCAGTACCTCTACAAGGATTCCTCGGGCTTCGTGTTCATGGACATGGAGAACTACGAGCAGTTCTCCGTGGAGGAGAGCGCCCTGGGCCAGAAGGGCGGCTTCCTGGTGGACGGCATGGAGCTGACCATGCTCATGTACCGTGGCAAGGCCCTGGACCTGGACCTGCCCGCCTCAGTGGTGCTGGAAGTGACGCACACCGAGCCCGGCGTGAAGGGCGACACCGTGAGCGGCGCCACCAAGCCCGCCACGCTCTCCACGGGCGTCACGCTCAACGTGCCGCTCTTCGTCAACGAGGGCGAGAAGATCAAGGTGGACACCCGCTCCGGGGAATACCTGGGCCGCGTGTAG
- a CDS encoding type II 3-dehydroquinate dehydratase gives MTNCRILVVNGPNLGNLGVREPEIYGSLGMDALPGMVESVLGQKASRIELSHYQGNGEGQIIDRLEAARKDGVDGLALNAGAYTHTSLALADCLAWIGVPSVEVHLSNIFGRTDQPLRQQSLIGRNCIGVIAGFGMMSYALAVCALWQHWLKKNS, from the coding sequence ATGACCAACTGCCGGATACTGGTCGTCAACGGCCCGAACCTGGGCAACCTGGGCGTGCGCGAGCCCGAGATCTACGGATCACTGGGCATGGACGCGCTGCCGGGCATGGTGGAATCCGTGCTGGGCCAGAAGGCGTCGCGCATCGAGCTTTCCCACTACCAGGGCAACGGCGAGGGGCAGATCATCGACCGCCTGGAGGCCGCCCGCAAGGACGGCGTGGACGGCCTGGCCCTCAACGCCGGGGCCTACACCCACACGAGCCTGGCCCTGGCCGACTGCCTGGCCTGGATCGGCGTGCCCAGCGTGGAGGTGCATCTTTCCAACATCTTCGGGCGCACCGACCAGCCTCTGCGCCAGCAGAGCCTCATCGGCCGCAACTGCATCGGGGTGATTGCAGGTTTCGGCATGATGAGCTATGCCCTCGCGGTTTGCGCCTTGTGGCAACACTGGCTCAAAAAGAACAGCTGA
- the yihA gene encoding ribosome biogenesis GTP-binding protein YihA/YsxC, translated as MRKTLHLEKTIYGQNDLTVPEAPQIALAGRSNVGKSSLLNRLAGRKQLAKTSSTPGKTQSINLYRVDPSGYYLVDLPGYGYARRSKEERARWAKLIERYLTGNERLQGVAVLIDCRLPPQQSDLDMVGWLRAEGVPVLGVLTKADKCTQRDRQAQKARWAALLGGQAPVLFSSVSGMGFEELWRLFDQAVGLADTESAAPAQRQETAQDA; from the coding sequence ATGCGCAAGACGTTGCACCTAGAAAAGACCATCTACGGCCAGAACGACCTGACCGTGCCCGAGGCCCCGCAGATCGCCCTGGCCGGGCGCTCCAACGTGGGCAAGTCGAGCCTCCTGAACCGCCTTGCCGGGCGCAAGCAGCTGGCCAAGACCAGCTCCACACCCGGCAAGACCCAGTCCATCAACCTCTACCGGGTGGACCCCTCGGGCTACTACCTAGTGGACCTGCCCGGCTACGGCTACGCCCGGCGCTCCAAGGAGGAGCGCGCCCGCTGGGCCAAGCTCATCGAGAGATACCTCACCGGCAACGAACGCCTCCAGGGCGTGGCGGTGCTCATCGACTGCCGCCTGCCGCCCCAGCAGTCCGACCTGGACATGGTGGGATGGCTGCGCGCCGAGGGAGTGCCCGTGCTCGGCGTGCTCACCAAGGCCGACAAGTGCACCCAGCGCGACCGCCAGGCCCAGAAGGCCCGCTGGGCGGCGCTCCTGGGCGGACAGGCCCCGGTGCTCTTCTCCTCGGTGAGCGGCATGGGCTTCGAGGAACTCTGGCGTCTCTTCGACCAGGCCGTCGGCTTGGCCGATACCGAAAGCGCGGCCCCCGCGCAGCGCCAGGAGACTGCGCAAGACGCCTAG